The Anabas testudineus chromosome 14, fAnaTes1.2, whole genome shotgun sequence genome includes a region encoding these proteins:
- the cxadr gene encoding LOW QUALITY PROTEIN: coxsackievirus and adenovirus receptor homolog (The sequence of the model RefSeq protein was modified relative to this genomic sequence to represent the inferred CDS: deleted 1 base in 1 codon) — MELSVGRLCCVLLSLFAGLASGLEITSTGPTSIETASGKSVKLDCQFTLAPEDSGPLDIEWSLLSSDNQNEDKVVILYSGDRAYEDYYPPMKGRVHFNSADPKNGDASINVTGLKSSDSGTYQCKVKKAPGIRSRKMLLIVMVKPSMPRCYAEGPTQEGKDIVLRCVSSEGTIPLQYSWEKTSDSKLLPASAVMDPVAGTVNVRNASASASGTYRCTASNRVGSEQCILNLKVTPPPNTAGIIAGAIIAVLLILLIIAIILFCCIRARRRKRYEKEICNEIREDVPPPKSRVSTARSFTVGSQRSSLGSMSPSNLHEYALKPQYDKIPSSEEFERPPSHAPLPPTTVPRMGGPNLSRMGGIPVMIPAQNKDGSIV; from the exons GTTTGGCCTCAGGTCTAGAGATTACATCAACAGGCCCGACATCCATAGAGACGGCCAGCGGTAAGAGTGTAAAGCTGGACTGCCAGTTCACTCTGGCCCCTGAAGACTCTGGACCACTCGATATTGAATGGAGCCTGCTGTCCTCCGACAACCAGAATGAGGACAAAGTG GTGATCCTGTACTCAGGCGACAGAGCCTACGAGGACTACTATCCCCCTATGAAAGGTCGAGTCCACTTCAACTCAGCTGACCCCAAGAACGGAGATGCCTCCATCAATGTGACGGGGCTGAAGTCGTCAGACTCGGGCACCTACCAGTGTAAGGTGAAGAAGGCTCCCGGTATCCGCAGCAGGAAGATGCTGCTGATTGTCATGG TGAAGCCATCCATGCCCCGGTGCTATGCTGAAGGCCCCACACAGGAAGGCAAAGACATTGTGCTGAGGTGTGTATCGAGTGAGGGCACCATCCCCCTGCAGTACAGCTGGGAGAAGACAAGTGACAGCAAGCTG CTACCCGCCTCCGCTGTGATGG ATCCTGTGGCAGGAACGGTTAACGTGAGGAATGCATCTGCCAGCGCATCTGGCACCTACCGCTGCACTGCCAGCAACCGCGTTGGTTCTGAGCAATGTATACTGAATCTCAAAGTAACGCCAC CCCCGAACACTGCAGGCATCATTGCAGGAGCCATAATTGCTGTACTCCTGATCCTTCTTATTATTGCCATCATCCTCTTCTGCTGTATCCGTGCCCGTCGCAGGAAGAGGTACGAGAAGGAAATCTGCAACGAGATAAG aGAGGATGTGCCTCCTCCTAAGAGCCGTGTTTCAACAGCGCGCAGTTTCACAGTGGGCAGCCAGCGCTCCTCCCTGGGCTCCATGTCACCTTCCAACCTGCACGAATACGCCCTGAAGCCACAGTACGACAAGATTCCATCATCAGAAGAGTTTGAGAGGCCACCAAGCCACGCACCTCTGCCGCCAACCACTGTTCCAAGGATGGGCGGCCCCAACCTCAGTCGTATGGGGGGCATCCCTGTCATGATCCCTGCCCAGAACAAGGATGGCTCAATCGTCTAG